A window from Carassius gibelio isolate Cgi1373 ecotype wild population from Czech Republic chromosome B3, carGib1.2-hapl.c, whole genome shotgun sequence encodes these proteins:
- the LOC127951893 gene encoding fibroin heavy chain-like → MHKLKLTICVHAVKPGQCPIPEMIPLCADSCFNDGQCPATQKCCPTTGGFACSEPRGQGRGQATCHGNGSGQGSGYGQGAGQGSGYGQGAGQGSGYGQGAGQGAGQGSGYGQGAGQGAGQGSGYGQGAGQGAGQGSGYGQGAGQGAGQGSGYGLGSGYGQGAGAGQGSGAGVGQGSGYGQGAGAGQGSGYGQGAGAGQGSGYGQGAGAGQGSGYGQGAGAGQGSGYGQGAGAGQGSGYGQGAGAGQGSGYGQGAGAGQGSGYGQGAGAGQGSGYGQGAGAGQGSGAGAGQGSGAGAGQGSGYGQGAGAGQGSGYGQGAGAGQGSGAGAGQGSGAGAGQGSGAGAGQGSGAGAGQGSGAGAGQGSGAGAGQGSGAGAGQGSGAGAGQGSGAGAGQGSGAGAGQGSGTGAGQGSGYGQGTGAGQGSGAGQGAGAGQGSGAGQGAGAGQGSGYGQGAGAGQGSGAGAGAGQGSGAGAGAGQGSGAGAGAGQGSGAGAGAGQGSGAGAGAGQGSGAGAGAGQGSGAGAGAGQGSGAGQGAGAGAGQGSGAGAGAGQGSGAGAGAGQGSGAGAGAGQGSGAGAGAGQGSGAGAGAGQGSGAGAGAGQGSGAGQGSGAGQGSGVGQGSGAGQGSGAGQGSGAGQGSGVGQGSGAGQGSGAGAGAGQGSGAGAGAGQGSGAGQGAGTGAGQGSGAGAGAGQGSGAGAGHGSGYGQGAGAGQGSGAGAGQGSGYGQGAGAGQGSGAGAGQGSGAGAGQGSGAGAGQGSGYGQGAGAGQGSGAGAGQGSGAGAGQGSGAGAGQGSGAGAGQGSGAGAGQGSGYGQGAGAGQGSGAGAGQGSGAGAGQGSGAGAGQGSGAGAGQGSGAGAGQGSGYGQGAGAGQGSGAGAGQGSGAGAGQGSGYGQGAGAGQGSGAGAGQGSGAGAGQGSGYGQGAGAGQGSGAGAGQGSGYGQGAGAGQGSGAGQGAGAGQGSGAGAGQGSGYGQGAGAGQGSGAGAGQGSGYGQGAGAGQGSGAGAGQGSGYGQGAGAGQGSGYGQGAGAGQGSGAGAGQGSGYGQGAGAGQGSGAGAGQGSGAGAGQGCGAGAGQGSGAGAGQGSGAGAGQGSGAGAGQGSGYGQGAGAGQGSGAGAGQGSGYGQGAGAGQGSGAGQGAGAGQGSGAGAGQGSGYGQGAGAGQGSGAGAGQGSGYGQGAGAGQGSGYGQGAGAGQGSGAGAGQGSGYGQGAGAGAGQGSGQGKCRGCGKGQCRL, encoded by the coding sequence atgcacaaactaaagctgactatctgtgttcaTGCAGTGAAGCCAGGTCAATGTCCCATACCGGAGATGATCCCACTCTGTGCTGATAGCTGTTtcaatgatggccagtgtcctgccacacagaaatgttgcccaaccaccggtggctttgcatgcagtgaaccgcgtggccagggaagaggtcaggcaacttgccatggaaacggttctggccagggaagcggctatggccagggcgcgggtcagggaagcggctatggccagggcgcgggtcagggaagcggctatggccagggcgcgggacagggcgcgggtcagggaagcggctatggccagggcgcgggacagggcgcaggacagggaagcggctatggccagggtgcgggacagggcgcaggacagggaagcggctatggccagggcgcaggtcagggtgctggccagggaagcggctatggcctgggaagcggctatggccagggtgcaggagctggacagggaagtggcgcaggagttggacagggaagcggctatggccagggtgctggagcaggacagggaagcggctatggccagggcgctggagcaggacagggaagcggctatggccagggcgctggagcaggacagggaagcggctatggccagggcgctggagcaggacagggaagcggctatggccagggcgctggagcaggacagggaagcggctatggccagggcgcaggagctggacagggaagcggctatggccagggcgcaggagctggacagggaagcggctatggccagggcgcaggagctggacagggaagcggctatggccagggcgcaggagctggacagggaagcggcgctggagcaggacagggaagcggcgctggagcaggacagggaagcggctatggccagggcgctggagcaggacagggaagcggctatggccagggcgcaggagcaggacagggaagcggcgcaggagcaggacagggaagcggcgcaggagcaggacagggaagcggcgcaggagcaggacagggaagcggcgcaggagcaggacagggaagcggcgcaggagcaggacagggaagcggcgcaggagcaggacagggaagcggcgcaggagcaggacagggaagcggcgcaggagcaggacagggaagcggcgcaggagcaggacagggaagcggcgcaggagcaggacagggaagcggcacaggagcaggacagggaagcggctatggccagggcacaggagcaggacagggaagcggcgctggccagggcgctggagcaggacagggaagcggcgctggccagggcgctggagcaggacagggaagcggctatggccagggcgctggagcaggacagggaagcggcgctggagcaggagcaggacagggaagcggcgctggagcaggagcaggacagggaagcggcgctggagcaggagcaggacagggaagcggcgctggagcaggagcaggacagggaagcggcgctggagcaggagcaggacagggaagcggcgctggagcaggagcaggacagggaagcggcgctggagcaggagcaggacagggaagcggcgctggccagggcgctggagcaggagccggacagggaagcggcgctggagcaggagcaggacagggaagcggcgctggagcaggagcaggacagggaagcggcgctggagcaggagcaggacagggaagcggcgctggagcaggagcaggacagggaagcggcgctggagcaggagcaggacagggaagcggcgctggagcaggagcaggacagggaagcggcgctggccagggctctggagccggacagggaagcggcgttGGCCAGGGCtctggagccggacagggaagcggcgctggccagggctctggagccggacagggaagcggcgttGGCCAGGGCtctggagccggacagggaagcggcgctggggcaggagccggacagggaagcggcgctggggcaggagccggacagggaagcggcgctggccagggtgctggaacaggagcaggacagggaagtggcgctggagcaggagccggacagggaagtggcgctggagcaggacatggaagcggctatggccagggcgcaggagcaggacagggaagcggcgctggagcaggacagggaagcggctatggccagggcgctggagcaggacagggaagcggcgctggagcaggacagggaagcggcgctggagcaggacagggaagcggcgctggagcaggacagggaagcggctatggccagggcgctggagcaggacagggcagcggcgctggagcaggacagggcagcggcgctggagcaggacagggcagcggcgctggagcaggacagggcagcggcgctggagcaggacagggcagcggcgctggagcaggacagggaagcggctatggccagggcgctggagcaggacagggaagcggcgctggagcaggacagggcagcggcgctggagcaggacagggcagcggcgctggagcaggacagggcagcggcgctggagcaggacagggcagcggcgctggagcaggacagggaagcggctatggccagggcgctggagcaggacagggaagcggcgctggagcaggacagggaagcggcgctggagcaggacagggaagcggctatggccagggcgctggagcaggacagggaagcggcgctggagcaggacagggaagcggcgctggagcaggacagggaagcggctatggccagggcgctggagcaggacagggaagcggcgctggagcaggacagggaagcggctatggccagggcgctggagcaggacagggaagcggcgctggccagggcgctggagcaggacagggaagtggcgctggagcaggacagggaagcggctatggccagggcgctggagcaggacagggaagcggcgctggagcaggacagggaagcggctatggccagggcgctggagcaggacagggaagcggcgctggagcaggacagggaagcggttatggccagggcgctggagcaggacagggaagcggttatggccagggtgctggagcaggacagggaagcggcgctggagcaggacagggaagcggctatggccagggcgctggagcaggacagggaagcggcgctggagcaggacagggaagcggcgctggagcaggacagggatgcggcgctggagcaggacagggaagcggcgctggagcaggacagggaagcggcgctggagcaggacagggaagcggcgctggagctggacagggaagcggctatggccagggcgctggagcaggacagggaagcggcgctggagcaggacagggaagcggctatggccagggcgctggagcaggacagggaagcggcgctggccagggcgctggagcaggacagggaagtggcgctggagcaggacagggaagcggctatggccagggcgctggagcaggacagggaagcggcgctggagcaggacagggaagcggctatggccagggcgctggagcaggacagggaagcggctatggccagggcgctggagcaggacagggaagcggcgctggagcaggacaaggaagcggctatggccagggcgctggagcaggagcaggacagggaagtggtcaaggGAAGTGTCGGGGATGTGGCAAAGGTCAATGTCGCCTTTAG